Proteins encoded together in one Thermococcus gammatolerans EJ3 window:
- a CDS encoding dipeptidase gives MIGVFDAHSDLPTLVWKERGKGKTRVLESRFEEFFGDYVKARVMAVWTPVDKRPIALRYGLEAVMRLKKDVAESSRLEMVTSVEGMERAIKEGRVALWLGMEGGEPLESLDVLEVFYSLGLRVLTLTWSLRNQIGDGVFERTNGGLTNFGAEVVGKAEELGILLDLSHINEAGFWDTLDLTSFPVIASHSNARKLCDNPRNLNDEQLKAIAERNGVVGAVAIPSFVDEKDPTLERYVEHIIYMVDLIGYRSVGLGFDFVYYLEGWSGKAVKGLENEAGIPLLLESLGERLSEKEVKAIAYGNFKRVFEEVIG, from the coding sequence ATGATAGGGGTTTTTGACGCACATTCTGATCTTCCAACCCTCGTATGGAAGGAAAGAGGAAAGGGCAAGACCCGAGTCCTTGAGTCCAGGTTTGAAGAGTTCTTCGGGGATTACGTGAAGGCCAGGGTTATGGCAGTCTGGACACCGGTGGACAAGAGGCCAATCGCCCTGAGGTACGGCCTCGAAGCCGTTATGAGGCTGAAAAAAGATGTCGCCGAGAGCTCAAGGCTCGAGATGGTGACATCAGTTGAGGGAATGGAGAGGGCCATAAAGGAAGGGAGAGTAGCCCTGTGGCTCGGAATGGAGGGAGGAGAGCCCCTCGAGAGCCTTGACGTCCTGGAGGTCTTTTACAGCCTTGGACTCAGGGTTCTGACCCTCACGTGGAGCCTTAGGAACCAGATAGGCGATGGTGTCTTTGAAAGAACAAACGGCGGGCTAACGAACTTCGGAGCGGAGGTCGTTGGAAAGGCCGAGGAACTTGGTATCCTGCTGGATCTGAGTCACATAAACGAGGCCGGCTTCTGGGATACCCTCGATCTGACTTCCTTCCCGGTAATAGCGTCCCACTCGAACGCGAGAAAGCTGTGCGACAACCCGAGGAACCTGAACGACGAGCAGCTGAAGGCCATAGCCGAGCGGAACGGAGTCGTTGGGGCGGTTGCCATACCGAGCTTCGTGGACGAGAAAGATCCCACCCTCGAGAGGTACGTTGAGCACATCATATACATGGTCGATCTTATAGGCTACAGGAGCGTGGGACTGGGCTTTGACTTCGTTTACTACCTCGAGGGCTGGAGCGGAAAGGCCGTCAAAGGCCTTGAAAACGAAGCTGGGATCCCCCTCCTCCTTGAGAGCCTCGGCGAGAGGCTGAGCGAAAAGGAGGTGAAGGCGATAGCATACGGGAACTTTAAGAGGGTTTTTGAAGAAGTAATTGGGTGA
- a CDS encoding DUF257 family protein, protein MIDELLGEMKIGEMVLVEYEPISSPEVVFHRIVDHFLKEDVPILVVDVLDTLHTFNEHLKRRGIRLPVDRLTVVKEGGRVRLGNIIGEVFIPSEPSEFTYHQVQYSKTVKPFFERDEKPKAIIVLGMEKFILPFQNDLRKVEMYFEMIERPPIAPGGKYTFLFINRSVASEYVLRNLESEKHYVVELTGEAKVTKTPFSLLQVGRGLSLIEYGSKDHPELVLGAALDEFGAENVLVVDVVDTGMVVGKHLEAMEWDVEELPRVVKIGGRFEWGRTIATLDIYNEPAVFLRKLDGILQRESPGLILYFGMERIPRFHRDSARITLTITNRAAVELSVPYSAVYLINRDTSSPELRGLLEETAETVLMFHDGGFKKLKG, encoded by the coding sequence ATGATAGACGAGCTACTCGGGGAGATGAAAATTGGGGAGATGGTCCTCGTAGAGTACGAGCCCATCTCGTCACCCGAGGTAGTCTTCCACAGGATCGTGGATCACTTTCTGAAGGAGGATGTCCCGATTCTGGTGGTAGACGTTCTCGACACGCTCCATACGTTCAACGAGCATTTGAAGAGGCGCGGTATAAGACTGCCGGTGGACAGGCTGACAGTTGTTAAGGAAGGGGGAAGGGTAAGGCTTGGCAACATCATCGGGGAGGTGTTCATACCCTCCGAGCCCAGTGAGTTCACGTATCACCAGGTTCAGTACTCGAAGACAGTCAAGCCCTTCTTTGAGAGGGACGAAAAGCCAAAGGCCATAATAGTGCTCGGCATGGAGAAGTTCATACTGCCGTTTCAGAACGACCTGAGAAAGGTTGAGATGTACTTTGAGATGATTGAGAGGCCCCCAATAGCCCCGGGTGGCAAGTACACCTTCCTGTTCATAAACAGGTCGGTTGCAAGCGAGTACGTGCTGAGGAACCTCGAGAGCGAGAAGCACTACGTCGTGGAGCTAACCGGAGAGGCCAAGGTCACAAAAACGCCATTCAGCCTGCTCCAGGTTGGGAGGGGCCTTTCACTGATAGAGTACGGTTCCAAGGATCACCCAGAACTCGTCCTCGGTGCGGCCCTTGACGAATTCGGTGCGGAGAACGTTCTTGTGGTCGACGTCGTCGACACGGGTATGGTCGTGGGAAAGCACCTCGAGGCAATGGAATGGGACGTTGAGGAACTGCCCCGCGTGGTGAAGATAGGGGGAAGGTTTGAATGGGGCAGGACTATAGCGACGCTTGACATATACAACGAGCCAGCGGTGTTTCTCAGGAAGCTCGACGGGATACTGCAGCGCGAATCACCCGGGCTGATCCTCTACTTCGGGATGGAGAGGATCCCAAGGTTCCACAGGGACTCGGCGAGGATAACCCTGACGATAACCAATAGGGCTGCGGTTGAACTCTCCGTTCCTTACAGTGCGGTTTACCTCATAAACAGGGACACCTCGTCCCCAGAACTCCGGGGACTCCTTGAAGAGACTGCGGAAACCGTCCTCATGTTCCACGACGGCGGATTTAAAAAGCTGAAGGGTTAG
- a CDS encoding RAD55 family ATPase, producing the protein MSTLQDRISTGIPGLDELIEGGLIPGKVYLITGPPGSGKTTMGMHFLIEGARKNEKVAYVSLIQDPHEAVKDMMRFDPSVQVYAGTKRLLLFDLGPVLWRESAHVPTWRSVLLRIREIAEDEKISRLVIDPLTAIEFSMENPAEKKAELARFVRGLEDLGVTTYLIAEMTDLNRYTEEHYLVSGVIMLHYFLLEKKMVRAIQILKMRRTKHETGLFRMEFTQRGLVVRKGSPFEAV; encoded by the coding sequence ATGTCAACCCTTCAGGACAGGATCTCGACTGGCATCCCTGGACTGGACGAACTCATCGAGGGCGGCCTCATCCCGGGTAAGGTTTACCTGATAACGGGCCCTCCCGGTAGCGGAAAGACCACGATGGGAATGCACTTTCTCATAGAGGGTGCGAGGAAGAACGAGAAGGTGGCCTACGTCTCTCTCATTCAGGACCCCCACGAGGCCGTGAAAGACATGATGCGCTTTGACCCCTCGGTTCAGGTTTACGCCGGTACGAAAAGGCTCCTTCTCTTTGACCTTGGCCCTGTTCTCTGGAGGGAATCCGCCCACGTTCCAACGTGGCGGAGCGTTCTGCTGAGGATAAGGGAGATAGCGGAGGACGAAAAAATATCCCGCCTTGTCATAGACCCCCTCACTGCCATAGAGTTCTCAATGGAAAACCCTGCTGAGAAAAAGGCCGAGCTGGCCCGCTTCGTTCGCGGCCTTGAGGATCTGGGTGTGACGACGTACCTTATAGCCGAGATGACTGACCTCAACCGCTACACTGAGGAACACTACCTCGTCAGCGGTGTCATAATGCTCCACTACTTCCTGCTCGAGAAGAAAATGGTCAGGGCGATTCAGATCCTGAAAATGAGAAGAACGAAGCACGAAACGGGGCTGTTCCGCATGGAGTTCACCCAGAGGGGCCTGGTTGTCAGGAAGGGTAGTCCCTTCGAGGCCGTCTAA
- a CDS encoding class I SAM-dependent methyltransferase, which translates to MEDVYYLTSREARLLLASRGPVKINLDLRKTGRRWEITRDGDEFVFPDGTRVSREIMERIARDTENVYFIRKGVYKAAIAGEHFYKLVPTIPPTIEINGIRMHRTKGTNPLQDTRSKVNAVKPREGETVLDTCMGLGYTAIEASKRGAYVITIEKDPNVIELARINPWSRELFTGGKIQVIQGDAFEVVKRFNDETFDVIIHDPPRFSLAGQLYSEEFYRELFRILKPGGRLFHYVGNPGKRYRRKDLQKGVMERLRRAGFVEVKRVEEALGVVAKKPGKK; encoded by the coding sequence ATGGAGGACGTCTACTACCTGACCTCGAGGGAGGCAAGGCTCCTGCTGGCTTCAAGGGGCCCGGTCAAAATAAACCTAGACCTCAGGAAGACAGGCAGAAGGTGGGAGATAACGAGGGATGGGGATGAGTTCGTTTTCCCAGACGGGACGAGGGTCTCCAGGGAGATCATGGAAAGAATCGCAAGGGACACGGAGAACGTTTACTTCATCAGGAAAGGCGTTTACAAGGCCGCCATAGCGGGGGAACACTTCTACAAGCTGGTACCTACAATCCCTCCAACGATAGAGATAAACGGAATCAGGATGCACAGAACGAAGGGAACAAATCCCCTCCAGGATACGAGGAGCAAGGTGAACGCGGTGAAGCCGAGGGAGGGCGAGACAGTTCTCGACACCTGCATGGGACTCGGCTACACGGCGATAGAAGCCTCGAAGCGCGGGGCTTACGTCATAACCATAGAGAAAGACCCCAACGTCATTGAGCTGGCAAGGATAAACCCCTGGAGCAGGGAGCTCTTCACCGGCGGTAAAATCCAGGTGATCCAGGGCGACGCCTTCGAGGTCGTGAAGCGCTTTAACGACGAGACATTTGACGTTATAATCCACGACCCGCCTCGCTTTTCTCTAGCCGGCCAGCTCTACTCTGAGGAGTTCTACCGTGAGCTTTTCAGGATTTTAAAGCCAGGGGGGAGGCTCTTCCACTACGTTGGCAATCCCGGGAAGAGATACCGCAGGAAGGACCTTCAGAAAGGCGTTATGGAGCGGTTAAGGAGAGCGGGCTTCGTGGAGGTTAAGCGGGTTGAAGAAGCACTCGGCGTTGTGGCAAAAAAACCGGGGAAAAAGTAA
- a CDS encoding metal-dependent hydrolase, protein MRGFTHYISGLAAATFFPSLVSDLRMGILLPVIAAAAAYFPDFVDFKFGKFFARRDYEIDPAPWDEKKHYAPKLVKIKELSEKNRYQFFAIEGRVEEILTRGSGTVTYTILDEKGEQKTVEEEYNSIVFILNDGTGRITVEAVGDDYKFFEEEFGQIEEGKEILVFGYVDIDEVDKELRFVVSDAPHPQGIAETIAKAIEEAYHEGERIVKIHNIRLPGDVYRQFFVYLDPPKREVRVEMGPIVTPGGVAITDKPPEYRRYGIAKVSVPFIKTYPKPTRIDSFSGPEIAFRRAEFRGKTVVKDRFLPWHHGFSHSLTMGIIIGAFVYAIFKLLGYNHAGDLALASMIGQWLHVFEDQLGFMGSNLLPPITKDVIPGFKLGESGSGLTNFSTAWLMISFMIWNFNRFTEPRPIPIGDAKLLLLLIWPSIIGFGIAIVRSFKLRKEIAQLMDYYTNLEAFEELEEVGGI, encoded by the coding sequence ATGAGGGGCTTTACCCACTACATCTCTGGTCTCGCCGCTGCAACCTTCTTCCCCTCGCTGGTATCTGACCTCAGGATGGGCATCCTGCTCCCGGTAATAGCGGCTGCCGCTGCATACTTCCCCGACTTCGTGGATTTCAAGTTCGGGAAGTTCTTCGCCCGGAGGGACTACGAGATCGATCCAGCTCCCTGGGACGAGAAGAAGCACTACGCCCCGAAGCTCGTGAAGATAAAGGAGTTGAGCGAGAAGAACCGCTACCAGTTCTTCGCCATCGAGGGAAGGGTCGAGGAGATCCTGACGAGGGGTTCTGGAACTGTTACCTACACTATCCTCGACGAGAAAGGTGAGCAGAAGACCGTTGAGGAGGAGTACAACAGCATTGTTTTCATCCTCAACGACGGAACCGGCAGGATAACCGTTGAGGCCGTTGGGGACGACTACAAGTTCTTCGAGGAGGAGTTCGGTCAGATCGAGGAGGGCAAGGAGATACTGGTCTTTGGCTACGTTGACATCGACGAGGTCGATAAGGAGCTCCGCTTCGTCGTCAGCGACGCCCCGCACCCGCAGGGTATAGCCGAGACAATAGCGAAGGCGATAGAGGAGGCCTACCACGAGGGCGAGAGGATAGTCAAGATCCACAACATCCGCCTGCCGGGGGACGTTTACAGGCAGTTCTTCGTTTACCTTGACCCCCCGAAGAGGGAAGTTCGCGTCGAGATGGGCCCGATAGTAACGCCAGGTGGAGTGGCCATAACCGACAAACCGCCCGAGTACAGGCGCTATGGAATAGCGAAGGTCAGCGTGCCCTTCATCAAGACCTACCCCAAGCCCACCAGGATAGACTCCTTTTCGGGCCCGGAGATAGCCTTCAGGAGGGCTGAGTTCAGGGGCAAAACAGTTGTCAAAGACCGCTTTTTACCCTGGCATCACGGCTTCAGCCACTCGCTCACGATGGGCATCATAATAGGGGCCTTCGTCTACGCGATCTTCAAGCTCCTCGGCTACAACCACGCGGGTGACCTAGCTTTGGCCTCGATGATAGGTCAGTGGCTGCACGTCTTCGAAGACCAGCTCGGCTTCATGGGCAGCAACCTCCTGCCGCCAATCACAAAGGACGTCATCCCGGGCTTCAAGCTGGGTGAAAGCGGCAGTGGCTTGACCAACTTCTCGACGGCGTGGCTGATGATAAGCTTCATGATATGGAACTTCAACCGCTTTACAGAGCCGAGGCCCATCCCGATAGGCGACGCCAAACTGCTCCTCCTGCTGATATGGCCATCGATAATAGGCTTTGGAATAGCGATAGTGAGGAGCTTCAAGCTGAGAAAGGAGATAGCTCAGCTCATGGACTACTACACCAACTTGGAGGCCTTCGAGGAGCTTGAGGAAGTCGGCGGGATTTAA
- a CDS encoding tripartite tricarboxylate transporter permease → MVPLSEVLVWSLAGVLFGSLISWIPGFHIFNIMALLVAVFGVGELMPVQAFPFFAIGAIVAYAYVSAISSVYFSVADESAVFLLFPTQRYLLLGRGHEAVLLYLIGAVAGTLVLVLGALFIFPKVLPPIYQATSPYITYFLTAIVVFMFMSEWPKEGDRGKTPLQRLWLAWRQILGGILVFFLSGLLGFAVMNTNLLPSTSAYTRLTPMFIGFFGMSWVLLNILSNPPMLPQKIDDKVESSIYNTLKASFGGALGGTIAAVYPIITGGMGALIAGHITSQRGDDAFIISQGVNRVIYYVGAFTLLFLPNLRLTRGAAAWLVSSVYTPKSYAEYLAAIGVILLSAGISFLFTYYLSKLIARSFTVVHIRKLSYVVAVVLIAISYVLTGPMGVLVLFVSTAIGMMAAAFNTRRSYCLGGLVLPVLISMTGHTGEVMRLLGLG, encoded by the coding sequence ATGGTTCCCCTCTCTGAGGTCCTGGTATGGTCGCTCGCCGGGGTGCTGTTCGGATCATTAATATCCTGGATCCCCGGCTTTCACATCTTCAACATTATGGCCCTGCTCGTGGCGGTCTTCGGCGTCGGCGAGCTGATGCCCGTCCAGGCCTTCCCGTTCTTCGCCATTGGCGCGATAGTTGCTTACGCCTACGTGAGCGCAATATCGAGCGTCTACTTCAGCGTTGCCGACGAGAGCGCGGTGTTCCTCCTCTTCCCGACCCAGCGCTACCTGCTCCTCGGCAGGGGGCATGAGGCAGTGCTCCTCTACCTCATAGGGGCGGTTGCGGGAACTCTCGTCCTGGTGCTTGGGGCGCTCTTCATCTTCCCCAAGGTTCTCCCGCCGATCTATCAGGCGACCAGCCCGTACATAACGTACTTCCTCACCGCGATAGTGGTCTTCATGTTCATGAGTGAGTGGCCCAAAGAAGGCGACAGGGGAAAAACACCCCTCCAGAGACTCTGGCTGGCATGGAGGCAGATACTCGGCGGAATTCTGGTGTTCTTCCTCTCCGGTCTCCTGGGCTTCGCGGTGATGAACACAAACCTGCTCCCCTCGACCAGCGCCTACACGAGGCTTACTCCGATGTTTATAGGCTTCTTCGGAATGTCCTGGGTTCTCCTCAACATACTCTCCAATCCACCGATGCTTCCGCAGAAGATCGACGATAAGGTCGAGAGCAGTATTTACAACACCCTCAAGGCGAGCTTTGGAGGGGCCTTGGGAGGCACTATAGCGGCCGTTTACCCGATAATCACCGGAGGTATGGGAGCGCTCATAGCGGGGCACATAACCAGCCAGCGCGGTGACGATGCCTTCATCATCAGCCAGGGCGTCAACAGGGTGATCTACTACGTTGGGGCCTTCACGCTCCTCTTCCTGCCGAACCTGAGGCTGACGAGGGGGGCGGCGGCCTGGCTTGTGAGCTCGGTCTACACGCCGAAGAGCTACGCCGAGTACCTGGCGGCCATAGGCGTCATCCTGCTCAGCGCGGGGATAAGCTTCCTCTTCACCTACTACCTCTCCAAGCTGATAGCCAGGAGCTTCACGGTGGTTCACATCAGGAAGCTCTCCTACGTCGTCGCAGTAGTCCTCATAGCGATCTCCTACGTACTCACGGGCCCGATGGGTGTGCTCGTGCTCTTCGTCTCAACTGCCATAGGCATGATGGCGGCTGCCTTCAACACGAGGAGGAGCTACTGCCTCGGCGGTCTCGTCCTGCCCGTGCTGATAAGCATGACGGGCCACACCGGTGAGGTTATGCGCCTGCTCGGTCTGGGGTGA
- a CDS encoding OB-fold nucleic acid binding domain-containing protein: protein MTSNGSNGNPDSRKEEKKLYYHGLKEQKKIDVSKLKYVSLVIAVLGVALILIAAQSAKAPMAKISDVYGNYLMNYAVVRVEGNVVSVPYVSESGGKLSVTFSVNDGTGSIDIRVYSPVAEKLIKEGKVPFPGDRIEAEIQLRVRETYTYGMLQYLDGLKFISKAYSPNPPKVTTLTEKMANEYVYTEGLVTSLNNVSSGILMEVDTGSGRVTVLIPKVLLVIGKAPKVALGDQVKVAGVVYLYKGSSPEIVVRDLKDFTVVGAQQVPQVSLDELRDHVGETVSVEATLEKITYKSGQYLVTVSDGDVSAVLYTSRDVLAAINPFQAGSGSRIKAIGLVGDNGTLKVSKFEVISPVKPELSRIGDLSSEMLGRIVVIEGNIVSTANVGSNLKLVVNDGTGEITIFIPGSVVRELDENVKGQLKAGLGVKVAGYLDEYRGTLEVIPYTPEAIIAYRKPIGGTTETTTTPSPGQGGNGTITLSQLPSASGTVKLEVKWEAVYYSKPNYLIEVSDDTGRVNLTVSRDLIPNPLKTGTGSELEITYDADKDRVVSIEVVKAVASPLLETGEVSSDMLGKTVVVQGTVKSIYTGSSFVKLTIDDGSGELVIFIPKSVLGDRTFNEGDIVKIGGYVTEYRGTLEVVPYRGDAIVKE, encoded by the coding sequence GTGACCTCAAACGGCTCAAATGGTAATCCTGACTCCAGAAAGGAGGAGAAGAAGCTTTACTATCACGGACTTAAGGAGCAGAAGAAGATCGACGTCTCGAAGCTGAAGTACGTTTCCCTCGTTATAGCAGTTCTCGGTGTCGCGCTGATCCTCATAGCGGCTCAATCTGCGAAGGCTCCAATGGCGAAGATAAGTGATGTCTACGGCAACTATCTGATGAACTACGCCGTTGTCAGGGTGGAAGGAAACGTCGTGAGCGTCCCCTACGTTTCTGAAAGTGGCGGAAAACTGAGCGTTACGTTCTCCGTTAACGATGGCACCGGCTCGATCGACATCAGGGTTTATTCTCCGGTTGCGGAAAAGCTCATCAAAGAGGGAAAGGTTCCCTTCCCGGGCGACAGGATAGAGGCGGAAATACAGCTCCGCGTGAGGGAAACCTACACCTACGGAATGCTCCAGTACCTCGACGGGCTTAAGTTCATAAGCAAGGCCTACTCCCCCAATCCGCCCAAGGTGACGACCCTCACGGAAAAGATGGCCAACGAGTACGTCTACACGGAGGGCCTCGTTACATCCCTCAACAACGTCAGCAGCGGAATCCTGATGGAGGTGGACACCGGCTCCGGTAGGGTGACTGTTCTCATACCCAAGGTTCTCCTGGTCATTGGAAAGGCTCCTAAGGTTGCCCTGGGTGATCAGGTCAAGGTCGCTGGCGTGGTTTACCTCTACAAGGGTAGCTCGCCTGAGATCGTCGTAAGGGATCTCAAGGACTTTACCGTCGTTGGAGCCCAGCAGGTTCCACAGGTCTCGCTTGATGAGCTGAGGGATCACGTTGGAGAGACCGTTTCGGTGGAGGCCACCCTCGAGAAGATAACCTACAAGTCCGGGCAGTACCTCGTCACCGTCAGCGACGGAGATGTTTCTGCCGTCCTGTACACCTCAAGGGACGTACTGGCCGCGATAAACCCGTTCCAGGCCGGCTCTGGATCGAGGATCAAGGCCATTGGCCTCGTTGGTGACAACGGCACGCTCAAGGTCTCGAAGTTCGAGGTTATCAGCCCGGTCAAACCCGAACTGAGCAGAATCGGGGATCTCTCCTCCGAGATGCTCGGGAGGATAGTTGTTATCGAGGGCAACATCGTGAGCACGGCCAACGTTGGCTCGAACCTCAAGCTCGTCGTAAACGATGGAACCGGCGAGATAACCATCTTCATACCCGGTTCGGTGGTCAGGGAGCTCGATGAGAACGTGAAGGGCCAGCTCAAGGCCGGACTCGGCGTTAAAGTCGCCGGTTACCTCGACGAGTACAGGGGAACGCTCGAGGTCATACCGTACACCCCCGAGGCCATAATCGCCTACAGAAAGCCAATAGGTGGAACGACTGAAACGACTACCACCCCGAGTCCGGGCCAGGGCGGGAACGGAACGATCACCCTCTCCCAACTGCCCTCGGCGAGCGGCACCGTTAAGCTGGAGGTGAAGTGGGAGGCCGTTTACTACTCCAAGCCGAACTACCTCATCGAGGTCTCTGACGATACGGGAAGGGTTAACCTCACGGTCTCGCGGGATCTGATCCCCAACCCGCTCAAGACCGGGACCGGAAGCGAGCTCGAGATAACCTATGACGCCGACAAAGACAGAGTGGTCTCGATTGAGGTCGTCAAGGCCGTTGCCTCGCCGCTCCTCGAGACCGGTGAAGTCTCCTCTGACATGCTCGGAAAGACCGTAGTCGTCCAGGGAACCGTAAAGAGCATCTACACGGGCAGTTCATTCGTAAAGCTCACGATAGACGACGGAAGTGGCGAGCTCGTGATCTTCATTCCAAAGAGCGTTCTCGGCGACAGGACGTTCAACGAGGGTGATATCGTGAAGATAGGCGGATACGTGACGGAATACCGGGGAACCTTGGAGGTCGTCCCGTACAGGGGAGACGCGATAGTTAAGGAGTGA
- a CDS encoding OB-fold nucleic acid binding domain-containing protein encodes MRVKFALALLLIGLVVISAGCIGGGSKESTPTTSSTTSSQTQTTTSAAQTTTTTTTTTTSPQTTTTSTPSIPKVSIGEIGNYVGKNVSVEGLLLGISYDSANHVYVISMGENGAKINVTAKRGLLSVLNPLEVGVGSKILVTGEVESQEQLSAGEIEVVEKKAPTTSEIKDISSGMLGKIVVIEGNVVSTKKIGSNLKLTVTDGTGEIVVFIPGSVVKELSNETLSGLKGGLGVKIGGYVDEYRGTLEVIPYIPEAIIAYGEPLQIETTTTTTTTTTTTTSTQTQTEVQWVTVSELSSASGTVQLNATWVKLYYSKPNYLIEVSDDTGRVNLTAEREILPNPIKVGTGSVLHLVVDASSMKVLNLSAVSPQPSPLLSTANVTAELLGKTVVVQGTVSDFKTIGANLKFLVVDGSGNITVFVPSSVASKLPEDVKSRLQDGASVEIGGYVTEYKGTIEIIPYSVEGIEILT; translated from the coding sequence ATGAGGGTGAAGTTTGCCCTAGCGTTGCTCCTGATAGGTCTGGTCGTGATCTCGGCCGGCTGTATCGGGGGCGGCTCCAAGGAGAGCACTCCAACCACCTCATCGACGACCAGCTCTCAAACCCAGACAACGACTTCCGCTGCTCAGACGACCACAACCACCACGACGACAACGACATCTCCACAGACCACCACTACATCAACGCCTTCCATTCCCAAGGTGTCGATAGGTGAAATCGGGAACTACGTCGGAAAGAACGTCAGCGTTGAGGGCCTTCTCCTCGGCATCTCCTACGACTCAGCGAACCACGTCTACGTTATATCAATGGGCGAAAACGGTGCGAAGATAAACGTCACGGCGAAGCGTGGGCTCCTGTCGGTTCTCAACCCGCTTGAGGTTGGCGTTGGCTCCAAGATCCTGGTGACCGGAGAGGTTGAATCCCAGGAGCAGCTCTCGGCCGGTGAAATCGAAGTTGTGGAGAAGAAGGCCCCAACCACCAGTGAGATCAAAGACATCTCCTCTGGGATGCTCGGGAAGATTGTAGTCATCGAGGGCAACGTGGTTAGCACGAAGAAGATAGGCTCCAACCTGAAGCTAACCGTGACCGATGGAACCGGCGAGATAGTCGTCTTCATTCCGGGATCGGTAGTTAAGGAGCTCTCAAACGAGACCCTCTCCGGCCTGAAGGGAGGTCTCGGGGTTAAGATCGGTGGCTACGTTGACGAGTACAGGGGAACGCTTGAGGTCATACCGTACATCCCTGAGGCCATAATCGCCTACGGGGAGCCCCTCCAGATAGAGACTACCACCACGACAACCACAACGACGACAACGACCACGAGCACTCAGACCCAGACCGAGGTTCAGTGGGTTACCGTTTCGGAGCTCTCCTCTGCCAGCGGTACCGTTCAGCTTAACGCCACCTGGGTCAAGCTCTACTACTCCAAGCCGAACTACCTCATCGAGGTCTCTGACGATACGGGAAGGGTTAACCTCACGGCGGAGAGGGAGATCCTCCCGAACCCCATAAAGGTGGGGACGGGCAGCGTGCTCCACCTGGTCGTCGATGCCTCATCGATGAAGGTTCTCAACCTCTCCGCCGTCAGTCCGCAGCCGTCGCCGCTCCTCAGCACGGCCAACGTTACCGCAGAGCTCCTCGGGAAGACAGTGGTCGTTCAGGGAACGGTTTCGGACTTCAAGACCATCGGTGCGAACCTCAAGTTCCTCGTCGTTGACGGTAGCGGCAACATAACGGTCTTCGTGCCATCCTCAGTTGCCTCCAAGCTCCCGGAGGACGTTAAGTCAAGGCTCCAGGACGGGGCTTCCGTTGAGATTGGCGGCTACGTTACGGAGTACAAGGGCACGATAGAGATCATACCCTACTCGGTGGAGGGCATCGAGATACTGACCTAA